In the genome of Paramisgurnus dabryanus chromosome 18, PD_genome_1.1, whole genome shotgun sequence, one region contains:
- the aff4 gene encoding AF4/FMR2 family member 4 isoform X2, whose translation MNREDRNVLRMKERERRNQELHQGGEVFPANSPLFPEPIKVSCKEDKLSSRIQSMLGNYDEMKETIGEPPMSKLIPKASNSTSEEKSGQSLYSDQRGGSQSQNSKWTPVGPAPGASSSSASGSSTSTSTSSQKRSSMQGGHGGSQRSSGSGQRHEREYSSGSKKSSKHSSEHKSHSTSSPAKGSLSSTSHSRSLTADHKERYRKSPRDREANWDSPSRIHSFSSSQHPSQAFPPSLIKPNPMVQKPTAYVRPMDGQETAEPKTSSESYGSQSHSSSVAEMKPNGKASLTKLKIPTQPIDGSMGGDASCVDEILKEMTQVWPPPLTAIHTPCKAEPSKFPFSIAKDAQHPSFGAHKKISGKSASTSHPSKPSESEQSNTLQDDLKLSSSEDSDGEDPAKNASRNTSASNNSNNSEPAEREDTSSHSGSESSSGSDSESESSSTDSETNEPPRAASPEREQPTANKWQLDNWFKKVNKLSPASPVENSSTTPTKYKREGRETSSSRNYSGPGSKDTTPATGRDLRPPQKSSESSRGRQKSPAQSEGGSQVGRRVVGKKQPKKPVKPPVVEEPKGGLKVETEPSPEIPSHRARAANKGPRKPNIKKEPKTSSPRPAQDKRKNKAPSKMPQKSREFVESDSSSSDSEGNESARSSSQTPREPFAEEPSALFSNMLSPLSEPEVHRLLVQIDLNLLSRVPGRLYKDAEVKVEQDSPVEVKDFQKQPGEKVASKGKRKHKNDDDGVKPDSKKSKQEEKSSHKSSSKESSKRAQEKESAPSPSITLQRTPRSDQSSRKRTLSQSSTSIPSSGSSKDGSKSSSSSKHRKGDDKPVRRDAKEKSSKVENPPTAPSLSDGSKSRSKLLFEDRVHSADHYLQEAKKLKHNADALMEPKTEHKKMDRFEKAVYYLDAVVSFIECGNALEKSAQEAKSPFPMYAETVELIKYTMKLKSYMAPDATSADKRLAVLCLRCQALLYLRLFKLRKESALKYSKTLTEHLKNSLSNTQAPSPGVANKTAGMPSPVSPKLSPGSAGSYSSTGSSQSASSSVTIPQRIHQMAASYVQVTSNFLYATEVWDQAEQVAKEQKEFFAELDKVMTPLIFNTSSMTELVRYTRQGLHWLRLDAKLIQ comes from the exons TCTTGCAAGGAAGATAAACTTTCCAGTCGCATCCAGAGCATGCTTGGAAATTACGACGAGATGAAGGAAACTATCGGCGAACCCCCAATGTCAAAACTCATTCCCAAAGCATCCAATAGTACCTCAGAAGAAAAGTCTGGTCAGTCTTTGTACAGCGACCAGCGCGGAGGCTCCCAGAGCCAGAACAGCAAATGGACTCCCGTCGGCCCAGCTCCTGGAGCTTCATCCTCTTCTGCCTCGGGCTCTTCCACGTCAACATCCACCTCCTCGCAGAAACGCTCATCCATGCAGGGCGGCCATGGCGGCAGCCAGCGTAGCAGTGGTAGCGGCCAGCGCCACGAGCGAGAATACAGCAGCGGAAGCAAGAAGTCCAGTAAGCACAGCTCCGAGCACAAGTCCCACTCCACCTCCAGCCCGGCCAAGGGATCGTTGAGCTCCACCAGCCACTCACGGTCGCTGACGGCCGATCATAAGGAACGCTACCGTAAGTCTCCGAGGGACCGGGAGGCGAATTGGGATTCACCCTCAAGGATTCATTCTTTCTCGAGCAGCCAACATCCCAGCCAGGCTTTCCCGCCCTCGCTCATTAAGCCCAATCCTATGGTTCAGAAACCCACTGCCTACGTGCGCCCCATGGACGGTCAAGAGACCGCTGAGCCCAAGACTTCCTCCGAGTCTTACGGCAGTCAGTCACACAGCAGTTCGGTGGCAGAAATGAAGCCCAACGGCAAGGCTTCCCTCACCAAGCTAAAGATTCCAACACAGCCCATAGAT GGTTCAATGGGAGGAGATGCAAGCTGTGTTGATGAGATTTTAAAG GAAATGACTCAGGTCTGGCCTCCTCCACTAACAGCCATTCACACGCCCTGCAAGGCCGAACCTTCAAAGTTTCCCTTTTCCATTGCTAAG GATGCCCAGCACCCGTCTTTCGGGGCTCACA AGAAAATCTCAGGGAAGAGCGCATCCACCAGTCACCCATCAAAGCCATCCGAAAGCGAACAGTCAAA CACGCTCCAAGATGACCTGAAGCTCAGCAGCAGTGAGGACAGCGATGGAGAAGATCCTGCAAAAAATGCATCCAGAAACACCTCTGCAAG TAACAACAGTAATAACAGCGAGCCTGCCGAGCGAGAAGACACCAGCAGTCACAGCGGTTCGGAGAGCAGCTCCGGTTCTGACAGCGAGAGCGAGAGCAGCTCCACGGATAGCGAGACCAACGAACCTCCTCGTGCCGCCTCGCCTGAG CGTGaacaacccacagcaaataaaTGGCAGTTGGACAACTGGTTCAAGAAAGTCAACAAGTTGTCCCCAGCATCTCCGGTGGAGAACAGCAGCACAACACCAACAAAGTATAAGAGAGAAGGACGAGAGACCAGCTCGAGCAGGAACTACAGCGGGCCGGGTTCTAAAGACACGACCCCTGCCACGGGACGAGACCTGCGGCCCCCCCAGAAGAGCTCCGAAAGCTCCCGAGGGCGACAGAAGTCCCCTGCTCAAAGTGAAGGCGGAAGTCAGGTTGGACGGCGGGTAGTGGGCAAAAAGCAGCCCAAGAAGCCCGTTAAGCCGCCAGTTGTGGAAGAGCCGAAGGGTGGGCTGAAAGTGGAGACCGAACCCTCGCCCGAGATCCCGTCGCACAGGGCCCGCGCCGCCAACAAGGGTCCCCGCAAACCCAACATCAAAAAGGAGCCCAAAACCTCCTCGCCTCGGCCCGCGCAGGACAAACGCAAAAACAAAGCACCCAGCAAGATGCCGCAGAAGTCCCGCGAGTTTGTGGAATCCGACTCGTCGTCTTCAGACTCGGAGGGCAACGAAAGCGCCCGCTCTTCTTCGCAAACGCCGAGAGAGCCGTTTGCAGAGGAACCATCTGCTCTGTTCTCAAACATGCTTTCCCCATTGAGTGAGCCAGAAGTGCACAGACTCCTGGTTCAGATAGACCTCAATCTGCTGTCCAGAGTACCAGGGCGACTTTACAAAGACGCAGAGGTGAAAGTGGAGCAGGACTCTCCAGTGGAGGTAAAGGATTTCCAGAAGCAGCCTGGAGAAAAAGTGGCCAGCAAGGGCAAGAGGAAACACAAG aatgatgatgatggtgtCAAGCCTGACAGTAAGAAATCCAAACAGGAGGAGAAGTCATCACATAAATCAAGCAGTAAAGA GTCATCGAAGCGTGCTCAGGAGAAGGAGTCTGCACCCTCTCCCTCCATCACGTTACAGCGGACGCCCAGGTCTGATCAGTCGAGTCGTAAGCGGACTTTGAGCCAGTCCTCAACCTCTATACCCAGCAGCGGCAGCAGCAAAGACGGCAGTAAAAGCAGTTCCAGCTCCAAACACCGCAAAGGCGATGACAAACCTGTGCGTAGGGATGCCAAG GAGAAAAGTTCTAAAGTTGAGAATCCTCCCACGGCACCGTCTCTCTCTGATGGCTCCAAATCAAGATCCAAACTTCTGTTTGAGGACAG GGTTCATTCTGCTGATCACTACCTTCAAGAAGCGAAGAAACTGAAACACAACGCAGATGCTCTG ATGGAACCCAAAACtgaacacaaaaag ATGGACAGGTTCGAGAAGGCGGTGTATTACCTAGATGCTGTGGTTTCTTTCATTGAATGTGGAAACGCCCTGGAGAAAAGTGCACAGGAGGCCAAGTCCCCCTTCCCCATGTATGCAGAAACCGTGGAGCTCATCAA gTACACTATGAAGCTAAAGAGCTACATGGCTCCAGACGCTACCTCTGCAGATAAACGACTAGCAGTGCTGTG TCTGAGGTGTCAGGCTTTACTTTATCTGAGGCTGTTCAAACTACGAAAAGAAAGCGCACTGAAATACTCTAAGACTCTTACTGAACACTTGAAG AATTCGTTGAGTAATACCCAAGCTCCGTCTCCTGGAGTGGCAAA TAAAACAGCGGGAATGCCGTCTCCGGTCTCTCCTAAGCTCTCTCCGGGAAGCGCCGGCAGCTACTCTTCCACTGGATCCAGTCAGAGCGCCAGCTCCTCGGTCACCATCCCCCAGCGTATCCACCAGATGGCAGCCAGCTACGTGCAGGTCACCTCCAACTTCCTCTATGCCACTGAAGTGTGGGACCAGGCTGAGCAGGTTGCCAAAGAGCAGAAAG AGTTTTTTGCTGAACTGGATAAGGTTATGACCCCACTAATCTTCAACACCAGCAGTATGACTGAACTGGTCCGGTACACACGGCAAGGCCTGCACTGGCTGCGACTTGACGCCAAGCTCATCCAGTAG
- the aff4 gene encoding AF4/FMR2 family member 4 isoform X1, with protein MASQSGNMNREDRNVLRMKERERRNQELHQGGEVFPANSPLFPEPIKVSCKEDKLSSRIQSMLGNYDEMKETIGEPPMSKLIPKASNSTSEEKSGQSLYSDQRGGSQSQNSKWTPVGPAPGASSSSASGSSTSTSTSSQKRSSMQGGHGGSQRSSGSGQRHEREYSSGSKKSSKHSSEHKSHSTSSPAKGSLSSTSHSRSLTADHKERYRKSPRDREANWDSPSRIHSFSSSQHPSQAFPPSLIKPNPMVQKPTAYVRPMDGQETAEPKTSSESYGSQSHSSSVAEMKPNGKASLTKLKIPTQPIDGSMGGDASCVDEILKEMTQVWPPPLTAIHTPCKAEPSKFPFSIAKDAQHPSFGAHKKISGKSASTSHPSKPSESEQSNTLQDDLKLSSSEDSDGEDPAKNASRNTSASNNSNNSEPAEREDTSSHSGSESSSGSDSESESSSTDSETNEPPRAASPEREQPTANKWQLDNWFKKVNKLSPASPVENSSTTPTKYKREGRETSSSRNYSGPGSKDTTPATGRDLRPPQKSSESSRGRQKSPAQSEGGSQVGRRVVGKKQPKKPVKPPVVEEPKGGLKVETEPSPEIPSHRARAANKGPRKPNIKKEPKTSSPRPAQDKRKNKAPSKMPQKSREFVESDSSSSDSEGNESARSSSQTPREPFAEEPSALFSNMLSPLSEPEVHRLLVQIDLNLLSRVPGRLYKDAEVKVEQDSPVEVKDFQKQPGEKVASKGKRKHKNDDDGVKPDSKKSKQEEKSSHKSSSKESSKRAQEKESAPSPSITLQRTPRSDQSSRKRTLSQSSTSIPSSGSSKDGSKSSSSSKHRKGDDKPVRRDAKEKSSKVENPPTAPSLSDGSKSRSKLLFEDRVHSADHYLQEAKKLKHNADALMEPKTEHKKMDRFEKAVYYLDAVVSFIECGNALEKSAQEAKSPFPMYAETVELIKYTMKLKSYMAPDATSADKRLAVLCLRCQALLYLRLFKLRKESALKYSKTLTEHLKNSLSNTQAPSPGVANKTAGMPSPVSPKLSPGSAGSYSSTGSSQSASSSVTIPQRIHQMAASYVQVTSNFLYATEVWDQAEQVAKEQKEFFAELDKVMTPLIFNTSSMTELVRYTRQGLHWLRLDAKLIQ; from the exons TCTTGCAAGGAAGATAAACTTTCCAGTCGCATCCAGAGCATGCTTGGAAATTACGACGAGATGAAGGAAACTATCGGCGAACCCCCAATGTCAAAACTCATTCCCAAAGCATCCAATAGTACCTCAGAAGAAAAGTCTGGTCAGTCTTTGTACAGCGACCAGCGCGGAGGCTCCCAGAGCCAGAACAGCAAATGGACTCCCGTCGGCCCAGCTCCTGGAGCTTCATCCTCTTCTGCCTCGGGCTCTTCCACGTCAACATCCACCTCCTCGCAGAAACGCTCATCCATGCAGGGCGGCCATGGCGGCAGCCAGCGTAGCAGTGGTAGCGGCCAGCGCCACGAGCGAGAATACAGCAGCGGAAGCAAGAAGTCCAGTAAGCACAGCTCCGAGCACAAGTCCCACTCCACCTCCAGCCCGGCCAAGGGATCGTTGAGCTCCACCAGCCACTCACGGTCGCTGACGGCCGATCATAAGGAACGCTACCGTAAGTCTCCGAGGGACCGGGAGGCGAATTGGGATTCACCCTCAAGGATTCATTCTTTCTCGAGCAGCCAACATCCCAGCCAGGCTTTCCCGCCCTCGCTCATTAAGCCCAATCCTATGGTTCAGAAACCCACTGCCTACGTGCGCCCCATGGACGGTCAAGAGACCGCTGAGCCCAAGACTTCCTCCGAGTCTTACGGCAGTCAGTCACACAGCAGTTCGGTGGCAGAAATGAAGCCCAACGGCAAGGCTTCCCTCACCAAGCTAAAGATTCCAACACAGCCCATAGAT GGTTCAATGGGAGGAGATGCAAGCTGTGTTGATGAGATTTTAAAG GAAATGACTCAGGTCTGGCCTCCTCCACTAACAGCCATTCACACGCCCTGCAAGGCCGAACCTTCAAAGTTTCCCTTTTCCATTGCTAAG GATGCCCAGCACCCGTCTTTCGGGGCTCACA AGAAAATCTCAGGGAAGAGCGCATCCACCAGTCACCCATCAAAGCCATCCGAAAGCGAACAGTCAAA CACGCTCCAAGATGACCTGAAGCTCAGCAGCAGTGAGGACAGCGATGGAGAAGATCCTGCAAAAAATGCATCCAGAAACACCTCTGCAAG TAACAACAGTAATAACAGCGAGCCTGCCGAGCGAGAAGACACCAGCAGTCACAGCGGTTCGGAGAGCAGCTCCGGTTCTGACAGCGAGAGCGAGAGCAGCTCCACGGATAGCGAGACCAACGAACCTCCTCGTGCCGCCTCGCCTGAG CGTGaacaacccacagcaaataaaTGGCAGTTGGACAACTGGTTCAAGAAAGTCAACAAGTTGTCCCCAGCATCTCCGGTGGAGAACAGCAGCACAACACCAACAAAGTATAAGAGAGAAGGACGAGAGACCAGCTCGAGCAGGAACTACAGCGGGCCGGGTTCTAAAGACACGACCCCTGCCACGGGACGAGACCTGCGGCCCCCCCAGAAGAGCTCCGAAAGCTCCCGAGGGCGACAGAAGTCCCCTGCTCAAAGTGAAGGCGGAAGTCAGGTTGGACGGCGGGTAGTGGGCAAAAAGCAGCCCAAGAAGCCCGTTAAGCCGCCAGTTGTGGAAGAGCCGAAGGGTGGGCTGAAAGTGGAGACCGAACCCTCGCCCGAGATCCCGTCGCACAGGGCCCGCGCCGCCAACAAGGGTCCCCGCAAACCCAACATCAAAAAGGAGCCCAAAACCTCCTCGCCTCGGCCCGCGCAGGACAAACGCAAAAACAAAGCACCCAGCAAGATGCCGCAGAAGTCCCGCGAGTTTGTGGAATCCGACTCGTCGTCTTCAGACTCGGAGGGCAACGAAAGCGCCCGCTCTTCTTCGCAAACGCCGAGAGAGCCGTTTGCAGAGGAACCATCTGCTCTGTTCTCAAACATGCTTTCCCCATTGAGTGAGCCAGAAGTGCACAGACTCCTGGTTCAGATAGACCTCAATCTGCTGTCCAGAGTACCAGGGCGACTTTACAAAGACGCAGAGGTGAAAGTGGAGCAGGACTCTCCAGTGGAGGTAAAGGATTTCCAGAAGCAGCCTGGAGAAAAAGTGGCCAGCAAGGGCAAGAGGAAACACAAG aatgatgatgatggtgtCAAGCCTGACAGTAAGAAATCCAAACAGGAGGAGAAGTCATCACATAAATCAAGCAGTAAAGA GTCATCGAAGCGTGCTCAGGAGAAGGAGTCTGCACCCTCTCCCTCCATCACGTTACAGCGGACGCCCAGGTCTGATCAGTCGAGTCGTAAGCGGACTTTGAGCCAGTCCTCAACCTCTATACCCAGCAGCGGCAGCAGCAAAGACGGCAGTAAAAGCAGTTCCAGCTCCAAACACCGCAAAGGCGATGACAAACCTGTGCGTAGGGATGCCAAG GAGAAAAGTTCTAAAGTTGAGAATCCTCCCACGGCACCGTCTCTCTCTGATGGCTCCAAATCAAGATCCAAACTTCTGTTTGAGGACAG GGTTCATTCTGCTGATCACTACCTTCAAGAAGCGAAGAAACTGAAACACAACGCAGATGCTCTG ATGGAACCCAAAACtgaacacaaaaag ATGGACAGGTTCGAGAAGGCGGTGTATTACCTAGATGCTGTGGTTTCTTTCATTGAATGTGGAAACGCCCTGGAGAAAAGTGCACAGGAGGCCAAGTCCCCCTTCCCCATGTATGCAGAAACCGTGGAGCTCATCAA gTACACTATGAAGCTAAAGAGCTACATGGCTCCAGACGCTACCTCTGCAGATAAACGACTAGCAGTGCTGTG TCTGAGGTGTCAGGCTTTACTTTATCTGAGGCTGTTCAAACTACGAAAAGAAAGCGCACTGAAATACTCTAAGACTCTTACTGAACACTTGAAG AATTCGTTGAGTAATACCCAAGCTCCGTCTCCTGGAGTGGCAAA TAAAACAGCGGGAATGCCGTCTCCGGTCTCTCCTAAGCTCTCTCCGGGAAGCGCCGGCAGCTACTCTTCCACTGGATCCAGTCAGAGCGCCAGCTCCTCGGTCACCATCCCCCAGCGTATCCACCAGATGGCAGCCAGCTACGTGCAGGTCACCTCCAACTTCCTCTATGCCACTGAAGTGTGGGACCAGGCTGAGCAGGTTGCCAAAGAGCAGAAAG AGTTTTTTGCTGAACTGGATAAGGTTATGACCCCACTAATCTTCAACACCAGCAGTATGACTGAACTGGTCCGGTACACACGGCAAGGCCTGCACTGGCTGCGACTTGACGCCAAGCTCATCCAGTAG
- the aff4 gene encoding AF4/FMR2 family member 4 isoform X4 encodes MLGNYDEMKETIGEPPMSKLIPKASNSTSEEKSGQSLYSDQRGGSQSQNSKWTPVGPAPGASSSSASGSSTSTSTSSQKRSSMQGGHGGSQRSSGSGQRHEREYSSGSKKSSKHSSEHKSHSTSSPAKGSLSSTSHSRSLTADHKERYRKSPRDREANWDSPSRIHSFSSSQHPSQAFPPSLIKPNPMVQKPTAYVRPMDGQETAEPKTSSESYGSQSHSSSVAEMKPNGKASLTKLKIPTQPIDGSMGGDASCVDEILKEMTQVWPPPLTAIHTPCKAEPSKFPFSIAKDAQHPSFGAHKKISGKSASTSHPSKPSESEQSNTLQDDLKLSSSEDSDGEDPAKNASRNTSASNNSNNSEPAEREDTSSHSGSESSSGSDSESESSSTDSETNEPPRAASPEREQPTANKWQLDNWFKKVNKLSPASPVENSSTTPTKYKREGRETSSSRNYSGPGSKDTTPATGRDLRPPQKSSESSRGRQKSPAQSEGGSQVGRRVVGKKQPKKPVKPPVVEEPKGGLKVETEPSPEIPSHRARAANKGPRKPNIKKEPKTSSPRPAQDKRKNKAPSKMPQKSREFVESDSSSSDSEGNESARSSSQTPREPFAEEPSALFSNMLSPLSEPEVHRLLVQIDLNLLSRVPGRLYKDAEVKVEQDSPVEVKDFQKQPGEKVASKGKRKHKNDDDGVKPDSKKSKQEEKSSHKSSSKESSKRAQEKESAPSPSITLQRTPRSDQSSRKRTLSQSSTSIPSSGSSKDGSKSSSSSKHRKGDDKPVRRDAKEKSSKVENPPTAPSLSDGSKSRSKLLFEDRVHSADHYLQEAKKLKHNADALMEPKTEHKKMDRFEKAVYYLDAVVSFIECGNALEKSAQEAKSPFPMYAETVELIKYTMKLKSYMAPDATSADKRLAVLCLRCQALLYLRLFKLRKESALKYSKTLTEHLKNSLSNTQAPSPGVANKTAGMPSPVSPKLSPGSAGSYSSTGSSQSASSSVTIPQRIHQMAASYVQVTSNFLYATEVWDQAEQVAKEQKEFFAELDKVMTPLIFNTSSMTELVRYTRQGLHWLRLDAKLIQ; translated from the exons ATGCTTGGAAATTACGACGAGATGAAGGAAACTATCGGCGAACCCCCAATGTCAAAACTCATTCCCAAAGCATCCAATAGTACCTCAGAAGAAAAGTCTGGTCAGTCTTTGTACAGCGACCAGCGCGGAGGCTCCCAGAGCCAGAACAGCAAATGGACTCCCGTCGGCCCAGCTCCTGGAGCTTCATCCTCTTCTGCCTCGGGCTCTTCCACGTCAACATCCACCTCCTCGCAGAAACGCTCATCCATGCAGGGCGGCCATGGCGGCAGCCAGCGTAGCAGTGGTAGCGGCCAGCGCCACGAGCGAGAATACAGCAGCGGAAGCAAGAAGTCCAGTAAGCACAGCTCCGAGCACAAGTCCCACTCCACCTCCAGCCCGGCCAAGGGATCGTTGAGCTCCACCAGCCACTCACGGTCGCTGACGGCCGATCATAAGGAACGCTACCGTAAGTCTCCGAGGGACCGGGAGGCGAATTGGGATTCACCCTCAAGGATTCATTCTTTCTCGAGCAGCCAACATCCCAGCCAGGCTTTCCCGCCCTCGCTCATTAAGCCCAATCCTATGGTTCAGAAACCCACTGCCTACGTGCGCCCCATGGACGGTCAAGAGACCGCTGAGCCCAAGACTTCCTCCGAGTCTTACGGCAGTCAGTCACACAGCAGTTCGGTGGCAGAAATGAAGCCCAACGGCAAGGCTTCCCTCACCAAGCTAAAGATTCCAACACAGCCCATAGAT GGTTCAATGGGAGGAGATGCAAGCTGTGTTGATGAGATTTTAAAG GAAATGACTCAGGTCTGGCCTCCTCCACTAACAGCCATTCACACGCCCTGCAAGGCCGAACCTTCAAAGTTTCCCTTTTCCATTGCTAAG GATGCCCAGCACCCGTCTTTCGGGGCTCACA AGAAAATCTCAGGGAAGAGCGCATCCACCAGTCACCCATCAAAGCCATCCGAAAGCGAACAGTCAAA CACGCTCCAAGATGACCTGAAGCTCAGCAGCAGTGAGGACAGCGATGGAGAAGATCCTGCAAAAAATGCATCCAGAAACACCTCTGCAAG TAACAACAGTAATAACAGCGAGCCTGCCGAGCGAGAAGACACCAGCAGTCACAGCGGTTCGGAGAGCAGCTCCGGTTCTGACAGCGAGAGCGAGAGCAGCTCCACGGATAGCGAGACCAACGAACCTCCTCGTGCCGCCTCGCCTGAG CGTGaacaacccacagcaaataaaTGGCAGTTGGACAACTGGTTCAAGAAAGTCAACAAGTTGTCCCCAGCATCTCCGGTGGAGAACAGCAGCACAACACCAACAAAGTATAAGAGAGAAGGACGAGAGACCAGCTCGAGCAGGAACTACAGCGGGCCGGGTTCTAAAGACACGACCCCTGCCACGGGACGAGACCTGCGGCCCCCCCAGAAGAGCTCCGAAAGCTCCCGAGGGCGACAGAAGTCCCCTGCTCAAAGTGAAGGCGGAAGTCAGGTTGGACGGCGGGTAGTGGGCAAAAAGCAGCCCAAGAAGCCCGTTAAGCCGCCAGTTGTGGAAGAGCCGAAGGGTGGGCTGAAAGTGGAGACCGAACCCTCGCCCGAGATCCCGTCGCACAGGGCCCGCGCCGCCAACAAGGGTCCCCGCAAACCCAACATCAAAAAGGAGCCCAAAACCTCCTCGCCTCGGCCCGCGCAGGACAAACGCAAAAACAAAGCACCCAGCAAGATGCCGCAGAAGTCCCGCGAGTTTGTGGAATCCGACTCGTCGTCTTCAGACTCGGAGGGCAACGAAAGCGCCCGCTCTTCTTCGCAAACGCCGAGAGAGCCGTTTGCAGAGGAACCATCTGCTCTGTTCTCAAACATGCTTTCCCCATTGAGTGAGCCAGAAGTGCACAGACTCCTGGTTCAGATAGACCTCAATCTGCTGTCCAGAGTACCAGGGCGACTTTACAAAGACGCAGAGGTGAAAGTGGAGCAGGACTCTCCAGTGGAGGTAAAGGATTTCCAGAAGCAGCCTGGAGAAAAAGTGGCCAGCAAGGGCAAGAGGAAACACAAG aatgatgatgatggtgtCAAGCCTGACAGTAAGAAATCCAAACAGGAGGAGAAGTCATCACATAAATCAAGCAGTAAAGA GTCATCGAAGCGTGCTCAGGAGAAGGAGTCTGCACCCTCTCCCTCCATCACGTTACAGCGGACGCCCAGGTCTGATCAGTCGAGTCGTAAGCGGACTTTGAGCCAGTCCTCAACCTCTATACCCAGCAGCGGCAGCAGCAAAGACGGCAGTAAAAGCAGTTCCAGCTCCAAACACCGCAAAGGCGATGACAAACCTGTGCGTAGGGATGCCAAG GAGAAAAGTTCTAAAGTTGAGAATCCTCCCACGGCACCGTCTCTCTCTGATGGCTCCAAATCAAGATCCAAACTTCTGTTTGAGGACAG GGTTCATTCTGCTGATCACTACCTTCAAGAAGCGAAGAAACTGAAACACAACGCAGATGCTCTG ATGGAACCCAAAACtgaacacaaaaag ATGGACAGGTTCGAGAAGGCGGTGTATTACCTAGATGCTGTGGTTTCTTTCATTGAATGTGGAAACGCCCTGGAGAAAAGTGCACAGGAGGCCAAGTCCCCCTTCCCCATGTATGCAGAAACCGTGGAGCTCATCAA gTACACTATGAAGCTAAAGAGCTACATGGCTCCAGACGCTACCTCTGCAGATAAACGACTAGCAGTGCTGTG TCTGAGGTGTCAGGCTTTACTTTATCTGAGGCTGTTCAAACTACGAAAAGAAAGCGCACTGAAATACTCTAAGACTCTTACTGAACACTTGAAG AATTCGTTGAGTAATACCCAAGCTCCGTCTCCTGGAGTGGCAAA TAAAACAGCGGGAATGCCGTCTCCGGTCTCTCCTAAGCTCTCTCCGGGAAGCGCCGGCAGCTACTCTTCCACTGGATCCAGTCAGAGCGCCAGCTCCTCGGTCACCATCCCCCAGCGTATCCACCAGATGGCAGCCAGCTACGTGCAGGTCACCTCCAACTTCCTCTATGCCACTGAAGTGTGGGACCAGGCTGAGCAGGTTGCCAAAGAGCAGAAAG AGTTTTTTGCTGAACTGGATAAGGTTATGACCCCACTAATCTTCAACACCAGCAGTATGACTGAACTGGTCCGGTACACACGGCAAGGCCTGCACTGGCTGCGACTTGACGCCAAGCTCATCCAGTAG